The Clostridium sp. DL-VIII DNA window GTGATATCTATACCATATTTCTTGCAATAACTAACTTTGTCACTCATAGCATTTATTAATGCTCCTTTAACTCCTCCATAACTATTAAATGGCTCTATAGTAACATTTATAGCTACTATTAATCTGCTATAACAATCTATAATTAAATAAAAAACAGGTCTCCCTACAATTACATTTCTATTTAATTTACTAACAAGGTAAACATCTAAAATTGTACTATCTATTTGATAAAGTTCTGCTGGACTTCCTGCATCTTGAATTGAATTTCCTATAATAGCTCTTGCCTTTTGCTGATAAATTCTATCACCATATCTTTTAGAAATTTCACTTTGCTTATTATCTTTAGTTATTTTTTCAAACCAGTAATAAAATTGCTTTAAGGTAGGAAGTTTAGAATTTGGATTACTTTTTAAATAATCTCTAATAATTAACTCATAACATATTTTTTTATTATTCTTTTTGGATGTATTATAATATTTATTTATGCCTTCTTTAAAAATCCTTTTAATCTCACCATCTACAACAAATCCTTCTTCCTTATTAATTGTTCTTTCTTTTCCTTTTGCTCCACAATTATAAATTTTAGGAATTAATGAATCTATTATCTTTCCACCCTTTAAATAATTACAAAACATTCTTTTTATGCTACTGTCACTTACTTTATAAATCCCCATAGCCTTATCAATAATAGATTTTCTGCTCCTACTATAAAAAACTTCATAGTTTGGGCTATTTTTTAGTAAAAAACATATAATTTCATAACAAAAATCACGTTTTTTGAGCATTTCTTTGCTAATATCGTAATTGATAATATTTATAGAATCATTCTTACCAACTATTACAGCTTCATTATTTTCAAATAAACCATCCAATTCCTGCAAGCTAATAACTTGATTCCATCTTGCTTTTTCAGTTAATTCTATATAAAAAATATTTCCTCTCCTAATATCATCGCCTACAATTCTGTATTTTTTATTTTTAAGCTGAAATATCATATTTTCTTTAAAAATCATGCTTTTTTCACCTCAAATCAACTAAAATTTAATAAAATCTGCTACTTCTTCATTTAAGTCAATACTTTTTTTCATATCTACGCTTACTTCCTTAATTCCTAATAGATATCTAAAAATAAATAGAGCTGTTCCTTCTTTAACATCTTCTTCAACTTCAAATAGCTCAAAAACATTAACTAATTTCTTATCCACATGTTTTTGAAGAAAAAAATATAGTTTTTCAGCTAATTCCGGCTTATTTTTGATACTTTTATCTATTAAAGCTTCCCTAATCCATTTAATGTTATAAACAAATTGCTTATCAATTTCTTTTTCAGTTATCACATAAAATTTGATTCCTTTAGCTTTCCAATATCTTCGTTCAATTTCCATCTTTTCAATTACTGTTTTACGTTCAAGCTCAGACAGACTTTTAACTGATATTGATATTAATTCTTCTCCTTCTCCCTTATTAACAGTTATTAAAAAATTAGTGTGCAATTGAAATACTTCTCCAGTTTCATTATTTGAAAACTTATCTAACCTTAAATTTTCTATATTATCAGTAGTGACTTCTAAATCCTTAAGCTCTACATTCTCTTTAATATTCTTAACTCTATCGTCCCATTCTAATAACAAAAAAGTTCTTAATTGATTATCACTTTGCAAATGATGAATCCTTTTAGTTTTATATCCGTAAATTCTTGTAACCCTTCCTTTGCTACTAAAAGTCGTTACTTTTAAACTCAATGTTTCCACTCCTTTTCATATAAAATACAAAATAAAAAGCATTATCATTTAGTCAACTTACATACTTTTTTTTATGTAAATTAGCTAACTGCTAATGCTTTATCTTATTAATTAAAATTCTTTTATTAAGTATACTTCCTTTATTCCATCGGATATATATTCATAATAAACAGCTTTTTTAAATTAAAATATACAAAACAAATTCATTTTTATTATCGTTGATAAATTCTTGAATGTGCATATTCTTAAAATCATGATATCATACACACTTTTATAATTCAATTTAATATATTATAGTATTCTGTTAAATGCCTTGTATAATATTTTGCCCTTATTTCATCTATAACATATCATAAATGAACTATTCTTTTAGTCTCGTGATAACAACTTTTCAGTTTCTTCATCCATTGTAAAATATAGAAGTCTATAAAATGTATTCCTAATAAAATCTAAACTTACCAAAACTGTTATAAGACTATATAGTGTAAAACTTGTTATAATCACAATATTAGAATTTATAAAATAATTTTTAATATTATCAATATAAATATAGAAACTATTCTCATTAAATATGTAATAATATATCATTATTACTAAAACCCATGCGTTAATTCTACTTAATTTAATTTTACTTCCAAGAAAAAATCTATGTATTGTTCTATAACTATCTTTTAATTTTTCTGACTTTATAATTCCTCTATCTAACATCCAATTACTTATTACATATATAATCATAAATACTATAAATAATAAAAATACTATATTGTATATTATGAAGGCTGTGCCTAACATAAAATGCAAAATACTTTGTAATATTTGAATGCTTTTATCATTAAGTATTAATTCTGTAATCTTTTCAAACTCTCCCTTAAATACAACTTTATATATAGCTATTGCCAGACCAAACACTCCCAAAAACTCTGGTTCTTTTATATTTTCATCTTTTTTTTCAATTAACAATCCTTTAAAAAAATCCCACATCTTATTACCCCTTGCTCGTAAAAAATAAATCTACAAATCTATAAAAAAATAGTTATTTTCTATTTTTGTTTTTCTTTTTAATTTAATATAAAATAAAAGCCTTATCATTTATAGAAATCTCTTATTTTTAATATGAAACTCTCTAAATCACAATGCTTCTAATATTTTTTTATCTATTTATACCATAAAATCTAATGCACTCTATTAAAATTACGGATATTATTACACTTATAGTTGGATTGATTTTTAGTATTAATAATACTATCAATACTACTGAAGCCAATACAAATCCAAAATATGTATACTTCAGATTTTCTTTCCCTCTGTTTTTTAAATATTTAAATAGCATCGGAATCAATATTAAATAAGATATTTTTATAAAAATCTCCTCAATGCTACTTCCCTCTACCCTCTTATCTTCTAAAACAAATAAACAAATAATGATACTTATTGGTGTGGCAATTTGAAAAAACATATCATAG harbors:
- a CDS encoding heteromeric transposase endonuclease subunit TnsA produces the protein MSLKVTTFSSKGRVTRIYGYKTKRIHHLQSDNQLRTFLLLEWDDRVKNIKENVELKDLEVTTDNIENLRLDKFSNNETGEVFQLHTNFLITVNKGEGEELISISVKSLSELERKTVIEKMEIERRYWKAKGIKFYVITEKEIDKQFVYNIKWIREALIDKSIKNKPELAEKLYFFLQKHVDKKLVNVFELFEVEEDVKEGTALFIFRYLLGIKEVSVDMKKSIDLNEEVADFIKF